One genomic window of Desulfuromonas sp. AOP6 includes the following:
- a CDS encoding GspH/FimT family protein encodes MTVDVSSEKAFTLIELIIAMALLAIVMTIAIPNVSLWMKNAAFSAVSRDLLSALRLGKSTAVSSNVNVVARFVSGAYTPAGGVGSYMVFIDDGSGGGTAGNSLRDGGERILAQQDMPKGVSLTSTNFGNVVTFNNRGFASSSGIVTLKNESRERTVNVTLAGAVSQQ; translated from the coding sequence ATGACTGTGGATGTCTCCAGCGAAAAAGCTTTTACCCTGATCGAGCTAATCATTGCCATGGCCCTGCTGGCTATAGTCATGACCATCGCGATCCCCAACGTGTCGCTCTGGATGAAGAATGCCGCCTTTTCGGCGGTAAGCCGCGACCTGTTGTCGGCTCTGCGATTGGGCAAGTCGACCGCGGTCTCCAGTAATGTCAATGTCGTGGCCCGTTTTGTCAGCGGTGCGTATACCCCTGCTGGCGGCGTGGGCAGTTACATGGTCTTTATCGATGACGGCAGCGGCGGCGGCACCGCCGGAAATAGTCTGCGCGACGGCGGTGAACGGATTCTGGCTCAGCAGGATATGCCTAAAGGGGTGTCGCTGACGTCCACCAATTTCGGCAATGTCGTCACCTTCAACAACCGGGGATTTGCCTCGTCTTCAGGCATCGTTACCCTGAAAAACGAATCCCGGGAGCGCACAGTGAACGTCACTCTGGCCGGTGCCGTATCCCAGCAATAG
- a CDS encoding prepilin-type N-terminal cleavage/methylation domain-containing protein, whose product MMNQKGFTLTEILVTLVLVGIFSTAMLGLYVTNSRDYTVQTQVVDIQQNLRAAVSMMAKDLRMTGYDPSHQSSAGVLNAGINAIRVTMDLNEDWDVADAGESISYALAGGNLERQTTAADIVAANVVALGFAYAFDADGDGELDTDAGGRIHWAIPTPGGNWFELDANGDDQITSDDDTDGDGAINTLDTGILFRAADIRALRIWLVARSQNPQPEHVNSRSFVVANTVLSPADGFYYRDVSTIVKLRNMGL is encoded by the coding sequence ATGATGAACCAGAAAGGCTTCACGCTGACCGAGATCCTGGTGACCCTGGTCCTGGTGGGTATTTTCAGTACGGCCATGCTGGGGCTCTATGTGACCAACAGCCGGGATTATACCGTGCAGACCCAGGTGGTCGATATCCAGCAGAACCTGCGCGCCGCCGTTTCCATGATGGCCAAAGATCTGCGGATGACCGGCTACGACCCCTCGCACCAGTCCAGCGCGGGTGTGCTCAATGCCGGTATCAACGCTATCAGGGTTACCATGGACCTTAATGAGGATTGGGACGTGGCCGATGCCGGTGAGTCGATCAGCTATGCCCTTGCTGGCGGCAATCTGGAGCGCCAGACGACGGCCGCCGATATTGTGGCAGCAAACGTGGTGGCCCTGGGATTTGCCTACGCTTTCGACGCGGACGGCGACGGGGAGCTCGATACCGACGCCGGTGGGCGTATACACTGGGCCATCCCGACCCCCGGAGGGAACTGGTTTGAGCTCGACGCCAACGGCGATGACCAGATCACCTCCGACGACGACACCGATGGCGATGGTGCCATCAATACCCTCGACACCGGCATTCTGTTCCGGGCGGCCGATATTCGGGCCCTGCGCATCTGGCTGGTGGCCCGGAGCCAGAACCCGCAGCCGGAGCACGTGAATTCCCGATCTTTCGTGGTCGCCAACACGGTACTTTCCCCGGCCGATGGATTCTATTACCGCGATGTGTCGACCATTGTCAAACTTCGGAATATGGGGCTTTAG